A single Amphiura filiformis chromosome 8, Afil_fr2py, whole genome shotgun sequence DNA region contains:
- the LOC140158593 gene encoding uncharacterized protein isoform X1, translated as MVQHQQQPHQQHHHQLQHQQHLHHHHQQQQQQQHQPHHHQQQQHAHLQSLSTALPPMGNWHDPLQNNPMNTQQQESKRERPYTCSHCGKGFIQSSNCKLHERTHTGEKPFKCDICNKGFRKSSNLILHQRNHTDCSGSSPKRFASTGNISTSNESETIVFLKRSIILGIIIQNKDLSKEKQYLLVFEAICHENCINLIHTERLEKFIKHYICLLKEQIVWMVPDPQSDYFLTQVEKAPPWECRVLASEFSDPEQFRKICRENIQKGVNGSLTQGFKQHVRAGGPRKRYTSSIFKISSSNQNDDEGKKKRKKEKKKKEKRKSRRREREKNKMVINTTYPFRHSMPISSGSSETSLTTYTVRNHMCNASNNTCITTAGNRIPNTCVNIGSDYHKHAARTCDERQRGACNEKQISCFKCKYCHMYITSQHFYQRHIHRHEQKYRKFWMASIMQSATSVINLDGLETRPTVHMATGTTQGRESTIHTSSQTEDAANQIHVASKDKTTLNTKSGNAVLTMPISYKYINGNLYLTYTKPLDSGKGIQVKTFMISCNSTTSNLKDGSNSKRIQDALVKYVQSMSTVSKDIHKAPVSNPQSFTPQVISHPSMKWVYLKRTINTKFLKKKQISCFECKYCKIYIADAQFCRRHIHRHEKKYKRFWMAASK; from the exons ATGGTCCAGCACCAACAACAACCCCACCAGCAACATCACCATCAACTACAGCACCAACAGCatcttcaccatcatcatcagcagcagcagcagcaacagcatcagccacatcatcatcagcagcagcagcatgcaCATCTTCAGAGTCTGTCAACTGCACTCCCACCTATGGGCAACTGGCATGATCCACTTCAGAATAATCCCATGAATACCCAGCAGCAGGAATCTAAAC GAGAGAGACCCTACACTTGTAGTCATTGTGGCAAAGGCTTCATTCAAAGCAGCAACTGTAAATTACATGAAAGAACTCATACAG GAGAGAAACCATTTAAATGTGACATATGCAacaaaggattcagaaaaagtagcaATCTGATATTGCACCAGAGAAACCACACAG ATTGTTCTGGTAGTTCACCAAAGAGGTTTGCGTCGACTGGAAATATATCTACCTCCAACGAGTCAGAGACTATAGTGTTTCTAAAGCGTTCCATTATTCTAGGCATTATCATACAAAACAAGGATTTGTCTAAGGAAAAACAATATTTGCTTGTGTTTGAAGCAATATgtcatgaaaactgtataaatctAATACATACAGAACGCCTTGAGAAGTTCATCAAACATTACATTTGTCTCCTTAAAGAGCAAATAGTATGGATGGTACCTGACCCTCAAAGTGACTATTTCTTAACTCAAGTAGAAAAAGCCCCACCTTGGGAATGCAGAGTGCTAGCTTCTGAATTTTCAGATCCTGAACAGTTTCGGAAAATTTGTAGAGAGAATATACAAAAAGGAGTTAATGGATCTTTAACACAGGGCTTCAAACAGCATGTTCGCGCAGGAGGTCCTAGGAAGAGGTACACATCAAGTATCTTCAAAATTTCATCAAGTAACCAAAATGATGATGaaggcaagaaaaaaagaaaaaaggaaaaaaagaaaaaggaaaaaagaaaatctagaagaagagagagagaaaagaataAGATGGTCATCAACACCACATATCCGTTCAGGCATAGCATGCCTATTTCTTCTGGTAGTTCTGAAACTAGTCTCACAACCTATACAGTAAGAAACCACATGTGCAATGCAAGCAACAATACGTGTATAACCACTGCAGGGAATAGAATTCCCAACACATGTGTTAACATTGGATCGGATTATCACAAACATGCAGCTAGGACCTGTGATGAACGGCAAAGGGGGGCTTGCAATGAGAAGCAGATTTCTTGTTTCAAATGTAAATATTGCCATATGTACATCACTAGTCAACACTTTTATCAGAGGCATATTCATAGACATGAGCAGAAATATAGGAAATTTTGGATGGCATCAATAATGCAGAGTGCCACATCAGTTATCAATTTGGATGGTTTAGAAACCAGACCCACTGTCCATATGGCTACAGGTACTACACAGGGTAGAGAGAGCACCATCCATACTAGTAGCCAGACAGAAGATGCAGCTAATCAAATTCATGTTGCAAGCAAAGACAAGACCACTTTGAACACTAAATCTGGCAATGCTGTACTAACCATGCCTATCTCTTATAAATATATCAATGGCAACTTATATCTAACCTACACAAAGCCGTTAGATTCAGGCAAGGGAATTCAGGTCAAAACATTTATGATATCTTGTAATAGCACCACAAGCAACCTGAAAGATGGTAGCAATAGCAAGAGAATTCAGGATGCTCTAGTTAAGTATGTGCAAAGTATGAGCACAGTAAGCAAGGACATTCACAAGGCACCAGTAAGTAACCCCCAGTCTTTCACTCCCCAAGTCATATCTCATCCTAGCATGAAATGGGTTTATCTTAAACGCACAATTAACACCAAGTTTCTCAAGAAGAAGCAGATATCTTGTTTTGAATGTAAATACTGCAAGATATACATTGCTGATGCACAATTCTGTCGGAGGCATATTCATAGACATGAGAAGAAATATAAGAGATTTTGGATGGCAGCAAGTAAATAA
- the LOC140158593 gene encoding uncharacterized protein isoform X2, with translation MVQHQQQPHQQHHHQLQHQQHLHHHHQQQQQQQHQPHHHQQQQHAHLQSLSTALPPMGNWHDPLQNNPMNTQQQESKRERPYTCSHCGKGFIQSSNCKLHERTHTDCSGSSPKRFASTGNISTSNESETIVFLKRSIILGIIIQNKDLSKEKQYLLVFEAICHENCINLIHTERLEKFIKHYICLLKEQIVWMVPDPQSDYFLTQVEKAPPWECRVLASEFSDPEQFRKICRENIQKGVNGSLTQGFKQHVRAGGPRKRYTSSIFKISSSNQNDDEGKKKRKKEKKKKEKRKSRRREREKNKMVINTTYPFRHSMPISSGSSETSLTTYTVRNHMCNASNNTCITTAGNRIPNTCVNIGSDYHKHAARTCDERQRGACNEKQISCFKCKYCHMYITSQHFYQRHIHRHEQKYRKFWMASIMQSATSVINLDGLETRPTVHMATGTTQGRESTIHTSSQTEDAANQIHVASKDKTTLNTKSGNAVLTMPISYKYINGNLYLTYTKPLDSGKGIQVKTFMISCNSTTSNLKDGSNSKRIQDALVKYVQSMSTVSKDIHKAPVSNPQSFTPQVISHPSMKWVYLKRTINTKFLKKKQISCFECKYCKIYIADAQFCRRHIHRHEKKYKRFWMAASK, from the exons ATGGTCCAGCACCAACAACAACCCCACCAGCAACATCACCATCAACTACAGCACCAACAGCatcttcaccatcatcatcagcagcagcagcagcaacagcatcagccacatcatcatcagcagcagcagcatgcaCATCTTCAGAGTCTGTCAACTGCACTCCCACCTATGGGCAACTGGCATGATCCACTTCAGAATAATCCCATGAATACCCAGCAGCAGGAATCTAAAC GAGAGAGACCCTACACTTGTAGTCATTGTGGCAAAGGCTTCATTCAAAGCAGCAACTGTAAATTACATGAAAGAACTCATACAG ATTGTTCTGGTAGTTCACCAAAGAGGTTTGCGTCGACTGGAAATATATCTACCTCCAACGAGTCAGAGACTATAGTGTTTCTAAAGCGTTCCATTATTCTAGGCATTATCATACAAAACAAGGATTTGTCTAAGGAAAAACAATATTTGCTTGTGTTTGAAGCAATATgtcatgaaaactgtataaatctAATACATACAGAACGCCTTGAGAAGTTCATCAAACATTACATTTGTCTCCTTAAAGAGCAAATAGTATGGATGGTACCTGACCCTCAAAGTGACTATTTCTTAACTCAAGTAGAAAAAGCCCCACCTTGGGAATGCAGAGTGCTAGCTTCTGAATTTTCAGATCCTGAACAGTTTCGGAAAATTTGTAGAGAGAATATACAAAAAGGAGTTAATGGATCTTTAACACAGGGCTTCAAACAGCATGTTCGCGCAGGAGGTCCTAGGAAGAGGTACACATCAAGTATCTTCAAAATTTCATCAAGTAACCAAAATGATGATGaaggcaagaaaaaaagaaaaaaggaaaaaaagaaaaaggaaaaaagaaaatctagaagaagagagagagaaaagaataAGATGGTCATCAACACCACATATCCGTTCAGGCATAGCATGCCTATTTCTTCTGGTAGTTCTGAAACTAGTCTCACAACCTATACAGTAAGAAACCACATGTGCAATGCAAGCAACAATACGTGTATAACCACTGCAGGGAATAGAATTCCCAACACATGTGTTAACATTGGATCGGATTATCACAAACATGCAGCTAGGACCTGTGATGAACGGCAAAGGGGGGCTTGCAATGAGAAGCAGATTTCTTGTTTCAAATGTAAATATTGCCATATGTACATCACTAGTCAACACTTTTATCAGAGGCATATTCATAGACATGAGCAGAAATATAGGAAATTTTGGATGGCATCAATAATGCAGAGTGCCACATCAGTTATCAATTTGGATGGTTTAGAAACCAGACCCACTGTCCATATGGCTACAGGTACTACACAGGGTAGAGAGAGCACCATCCATACTAGTAGCCAGACAGAAGATGCAGCTAATCAAATTCATGTTGCAAGCAAAGACAAGACCACTTTGAACACTAAATCTGGCAATGCTGTACTAACCATGCCTATCTCTTATAAATATATCAATGGCAACTTATATCTAACCTACACAAAGCCGTTAGATTCAGGCAAGGGAATTCAGGTCAAAACATTTATGATATCTTGTAATAGCACCACAAGCAACCTGAAAGATGGTAGCAATAGCAAGAGAATTCAGGATGCTCTAGTTAAGTATGTGCAAAGTATGAGCACAGTAAGCAAGGACATTCACAAGGCACCAGTAAGTAACCCCCAGTCTTTCACTCCCCAAGTCATATCTCATCCTAGCATGAAATGGGTTTATCTTAAACGCACAATTAACACCAAGTTTCTCAAGAAGAAGCAGATATCTTGTTTTGAATGTAAATACTGCAAGATATACATTGCTGATGCACAATTCTGTCGGAGGCATATTCATAGACATGAGAAGAAATATAAGAGATTTTGGATGGCAGCAAGTAAATAA